The following are encoded in a window of Roseivirga misakiensis genomic DNA:
- a CDS encoding tetratricopeptide repeat protein — MNKFIGELKRRNVIKATISYVVFAYALLQIIALLVTILELGNGVSKVALIVLIIALPFWIVFAYIYEWTPTGFKKTDNISEDKSIYEATSKKLNHYIIGGLVLLILLLVVDRVYDFTGDMIKTSAKTQVIAVLPFSDESESEEDDFFSTGIYKEIVSRLSNVKDFRIIARSAMETYKGFEGDLSTIGKRFDANYILQASVRRNKDKVRLTASLVNAKNNQTEWSNIYDGELADVFDLQTDMATKIAQQLQANLSQEEKDELNAKPTDNLKAYEDYLLGRHVVTRPNAGFEEYNEGVRILERAVAADPKFASAWNLIVEIQSVRYDLLKNDPNNKEAAEEAKQATYDAFEKANALAPNDPAVLASKAFILKNIEQDPLGALSAFEKTIEQNPSDYNSLKEAAFLYTMFDQPLKSKAALEKAFALTQDNGYISFQLTFAYEIMGDYDKMVPVLEKLAKYYPEEKHYAVEAKYYQFLSDGKISSFNDFKATIENTTTEFPWDERAVKNKAMVVAMFDNKFEDYHNKWHGHMAAHTVDHNGWVCPLVANDNLNEARLVLTMGSKQMGQQILQQVEDIVLRPINLYSVCTFNPDVYLPKLDYLRGDEAKAKQKLDEVALTVIQNKSFPTGAVERAVLVQAADMIAPEKAYSLYKQVTDNTISFVSFESVCADPWTFPNLIKDPRFQEEIKADGRFVDFLDSFGLLLK; from the coding sequence ATGAACAAGTTTATAGGAGAGTTAAAACGGCGTAATGTAATTAAAGCGACTATCTCTTATGTAGTTTTCGCATACGCTTTGCTCCAAATTATTGCTTTACTGGTTACGATTTTGGAACTAGGTAATGGTGTCTCTAAAGTTGCTCTGATTGTCCTGATTATTGCCTTACCCTTTTGGATCGTCTTCGCCTATATCTACGAATGGACACCCACGGGATTTAAAAAAACCGATAATATCTCTGAAGATAAGAGTATCTATGAGGCGACCAGTAAAAAGTTAAATCATTATATCATTGGTGGACTCGTATTGTTGATCTTACTGTTGGTAGTCGATCGAGTTTATGATTTTACGGGCGACATGATCAAAACCTCTGCTAAAACTCAAGTCATTGCCGTCTTGCCATTTTCTGATGAAAGTGAATCAGAGGAGGATGATTTTTTCAGTACCGGTATCTACAAGGAAATTGTTTCTCGATTGTCAAATGTCAAGGATTTCCGGATCATTGCCCGTTCGGCCATGGAGACTTATAAAGGCTTCGAGGGAGACCTCAGTACAATTGGGAAAAGATTCGATGCCAATTATATCCTGCAAGCCTCGGTAAGGCGGAACAAAGACAAAGTACGACTCACGGCTTCTCTGGTGAATGCCAAGAATAACCAAACAGAATGGTCAAATATCTATGATGGTGAGTTGGCCGATGTCTTCGACCTACAAACCGATATGGCGACCAAAATTGCGCAACAACTTCAAGCCAATCTAAGCCAAGAAGAGAAAGACGAGCTAAATGCGAAACCTACGGATAACTTAAAGGCCTATGAAGATTACCTGCTCGGTAGACATGTGGTGACACGACCCAATGCAGGCTTTGAAGAGTACAATGAAGGTGTACGAATTCTGGAGCGAGCCGTAGCAGCTGACCCCAAATTTGCATCAGCCTGGAATTTGATTGTTGAAATTCAAAGCGTACGCTATGACTTACTTAAGAACGATCCAAACAATAAAGAAGCGGCCGAAGAAGCCAAGCAAGCAACCTACGATGCTTTTGAAAAAGCGAATGCTTTAGCCCCAAATGATCCGGCCGTACTGGCATCCAAAGCTTTTATCCTAAAGAATATTGAACAAGACCCTTTAGGTGCCCTATCCGCATTTGAGAAGACAATAGAGCAAAACCCAAGTGATTACAACTCTTTAAAAGAGGCCGCTTTCCTCTACACTATGTTTGATCAACCCTTAAAATCTAAAGCTGCTTTAGAAAAGGCCTTTGCGCTGACACAGGACAATGGATATATCAGCTTCCAGCTCACCTTTGCCTATGAGATTATGGGCGATTACGATAAGATGGTACCTGTTTTAGAAAAGCTTGCTAAGTATTATCCTGAAGAGAAGCATTATGCTGTAGAAGCTAAATACTATCAGTTCCTAAGCGATGGTAAGATCTCTTCTTTTAACGATTTTAAAGCAACCATCGAGAACACCACTACCGAGTTTCCTTGGGATGAAAGGGCGGTAAAAAATAAGGCCATGGTGGTGGCCATGTTCGATAATAAGTTTGAAGATTATCATAATAAGTGGCATGGTCATATGGCAGCGCATACCGTAGACCACAATGGCTGGGTCTGCCCATTAGTAGCCAACGATAACCTCAATGAGGCTAGATTGGTATTGACCATGGGTAGTAAGCAAATGGGACAACAAATACTACAGCAAGTAGAAGACATTGTGCTCAGACCCATTAACCTTTATTCTGTTTGTACTTTTAATCCCGATGTATATCTACCCAAACTTGATTACTTAAGAGGCGATGAGGCCAAGGCCAAGCAAAAGCTAGATGAAGTTGCTTTAACCGTCATCCAGAATAAGAGTTTCCCAACTGGTGCAGTAGAAAGAGCCGTTTTAGTACAGGCTGCAGATATGATTGCCCCAGAAAAAGCCTATAGCCTTTACAAGCAAGTAACAGACAATACGATCTCCTTTGTGAGTTTTGAAAGCGTTTGTGCCGATCCATGGACTTTTCCTAACTTGATTAAAGACCCACGCTTTCAAGAAGAAATCAAAGCCGATGGCCGATTTGTAGACTTCCTGGACTCTTTTGGGCTGTTGCTAAAATAG
- a CDS encoding tetratricopeptide repeat protein, with the protein MKISILSFITLLITTTTTVPTHNLSSLPSLSSSATEYGLEEELEVLPFLIDKDQSQGVSSIENISIIKENMPYILLANNKKKEQEENFSISGSKVTYNYGYFSAYGDYKGYMYSFQFSDLKEVELENGIAAKLVFNGEDVTYQYAIGKAFAPAGRARYYNKIAISFTNMEAGKLVTKALQRVANGSLKNSITEMDKTLVPSNKVKEWVSNYGLQNLIDQAEDGNAVAQRRLGRYYRFVAKNDEEAVKWYEKAANQLDFYALGNLAYHLENGYGVEVDKEEAAYSLAFKNAIAPYGESRINGIRGLIGLDNARNLIMEVLVEELIRDGDLFEITDDKDIIGNVFYNVAEFFETGVASDYPKDLSKARAFYDLASDYGHEHAKIKLATFKKK; encoded by the coding sequence ATGAAAATCTCAATACTATCTTTCATTACTCTCCTTATTACGACTACAACCACAGTTCCAACCCACAACTTATCTTCGTTACCTTCACTTAGTTCATCCGCCACTGAGTATGGTTTGGAAGAAGAACTAGAAGTATTACCATTTCTCATTGACAAAGACCAATCACAAGGTGTTAGTTCGATCGAGAACATTTCAATCATCAAGGAAAATATGCCATACATTTTGCTTGCCAATAATAAGAAGAAAGAGCAAGAAGAGAATTTTTCAATAAGCGGCAGTAAAGTCACCTATAATTACGGGTACTTTTCAGCATATGGAGACTATAAAGGTTATATGTACAGTTTTCAATTTTCCGACCTGAAAGAGGTTGAGTTAGAAAATGGGATAGCCGCTAAGCTTGTGTTTAATGGAGAAGATGTGACATATCAATATGCGATCGGAAAAGCATTTGCTCCAGCCGGTAGAGCCCGTTACTACAATAAAATTGCGATCAGCTTTACAAACATGGAAGCCGGTAAACTGGTAACCAAGGCGCTTCAAAGGGTGGCTAATGGTTCTTTGAAAAATTCAATCACTGAAATGGATAAAACACTTGTTCCCAGTAATAAGGTAAAAGAGTGGGTAAGTAATTACGGGCTTCAAAATCTAATCGACCAAGCGGAAGATGGTAATGCGGTTGCGCAAAGGCGCTTGGGGAGATATTATAGGTTCGTAGCCAAAAACGATGAAGAGGCCGTAAAATGGTATGAAAAGGCCGCCAACCAATTAGACTTCTATGCCCTTGGCAACCTGGCATACCACCTTGAAAATGGCTATGGCGTAGAAGTAGATAAAGAAGAAGCCGCTTATTCCTTGGCCTTTAAAAATGCAATAGCACCATATGGAGAATCAAGAATTAATGGCATCAGAGGCTTAATAGGTTTGGACAATGCCCGAAACTTGATTATGGAAGTGCTTGTTGAGGAATTAATTCGCGATGGTGACTTATTCGAAATAACAGATGATAAAGATATCATAGGGAATGTTTTTTATAATGTGGCAGAGTTTTTTGAAACAGGTGTTGCAAGTGACTATCCCAAAGATCTCTCCAAAGCGAGGGCCTTTTATGATCTAGCTAGTGATTATGGCCATGAACATGCCAAAATAAAACTGGCCACTTTCAAGAAAAAATGA